Proteins found in one Pyrus communis chromosome 15, drPyrComm1.1, whole genome shotgun sequence genomic segment:
- the LOC137717637 gene encoding (R)-mandelonitrile beta-glucosyltransferase-like, translated as MGSKGMIEKPHAVFIPYPAQGHIIPMLQLAKLLNYKGFHTTFVNTEFNHRRLLKARGPNSLDGLPSFRFETIPDGLPTTDVNATQDITALCFSTKKNCLAPFKDLLSKLNSLPNSPPVTCIVSDGGMTFTLEAAQELGIPVVIFATASACSLMGYLQLSPLIEKGLIPLKDASYLTNGYLDTVIDWIPGMRGIRLMDLPTFFRTTDPNDIMLEFLRVEIGRYHRASAFILNTFYAFEHEVLDALYPLLPPIYSVGPLHLQLNQIPAENELKSIGSNLWTEEPECLEWLDSKEPNSVVYVNFGSITVMTEEQLTEFAWGLANSNQTFLWVIRPDLVGGESAVVPSEFSEETKERSLVASWCLQQEVLSHPAIGGFLTHSGWNSTLESVCGGVPMICWPVFADQQMNCRFSCKEWGIGMEIEGDVKRDYIEGLVRKLMEGEEGKEMRKKALEWKKLATEATTSPNGTSFVDLDRMASRVLQSPVN; from the exons atgggTTCAAAAGGTATGATAGAGAAGCCACATGCAGTTTTCATACCGTACCCAGCTCAGGGTCACATAATCCCTATGCTGCAATTAGCCAAGCTCCTCAACTACAAAGGCTTTCACACAACCTTTGTGAACACAGAGTTCAACCACAGACGCCTTCTAAAAGCCCGAGGTCCCAACTCTCTTGATGGCCTCCCCTCCTTTAGGTTCGAAACCATTCCTGATGGCCTCCCTACAACTGATGTCAATGCCACTCAAGACATAACAGCTCTATGCTTTTCCACTAAGAAAAATTGCTTAGCACCTTTCAAAGACCTTTTGTCCAAGCTCAATTCCTTGCCCAATTCCCCTCCAGTTACCTGCATAGTTTCTGATGGTGGCATGACCTTCACGCTCGAAGCAGCCCAAGAATTGGGCATTCCAGTTGTTATTTTTGCAACAGCAAGTGCTTGCAGTTTGATGGGCTACCTTCAGTTGAGCCCTCTCATCGAAAAGGGCTTAATACCCCTTAAAG ATGCAAGCTACTTGACGAATGGGTATTTGGACACGGTTATAGATTGGATACCAGGCATGAGAGGTATCCGACTGATGGACCTCCCAACCTTCTTTAGAACCACAGACCCAAATGACATCATGTTGGAATTTCTTAGGGTTGAAATAGGACGATATCATAGAGCTTCTGCTTTCATTTTGAACACGTTTTATGCCTTTGAGCATGAAGTGTTAGATGCACTTTACCCTTTGCTACCACCTATATACTCCGTCGGACCCCTACATCTACAGCTTAATCAGATCCCAGCAGAGAACGAGTTGAAGTCGATTGGATCAAACCTATGGACAGAAGAACCAGAGTGCCTTGAATGGCTCGACTCTAAAGAACCCAATTCCGTGGTTTATGTCAATTTCGGAAGCATCACAGTCATGACAGAGGAGCAGCTCACTGAGTTTGCTTGGGGacttgcaaacagcaatcaaaCATTCCTTTGGGTAATTAGGCCTGACCTTGTTGGTGGGGAATCAGCTGTCGTTCCGTCAGAGTTTTCGGAAGAGACCAAAGAAAGAAGTCTAGTGGCAAGTTGGTGCCTTCAACAAGAAGTTCTGAGTCACCCAGCTATCGGCGGGTTCTTGACCCACAGCGGATGGAACTCTACTCTTGAAAGCGTGTGTGGTGGAGTGCCTATGATCTGTTGGCCCGTCTTTGCAGATCAACAAATGAATTGTAGGTTCAGTTGCAAAGAGTGGGGCATAGGCATGGAGATAGAGGGCGATGTGAAAAGAGATTACATAGAAGGACTTGTGAGAAAGTTAATGGAGGGAGAGGAAGGCAAAGAGATGCGGAAGAAGGCCCTGGAATGGAAAAAGTTGGCAACGGAGGCCACCACTAGTCCTAATGGCACGTCTTTTGTTGATTTGGACAGAATGGCTAGCCGGGTCCTTCAGTCTCCAGTAAATTAG